Genomic DNA from Methanosarcina sp. MTP4:
TATGAATGTTAGCAAAAAGGTACTGGTTATTATCTACGTGATTTTTGCTTTATTGATTTCAGTTGTTATTTTCGCCTCCCAGAGTATCCTTGACTCCAGTTTTTCCGACCTGGAGGCACGGGAAGCGATTGATAACATGGAAAATGCAAAAAACGTTATTGATTCACAGATACTCAAACTCGACGATGCTAACGTTGCCTTTTCTTCCAGGGCCGAGGTCCGGGCTTTTATGCAGAGTTCCTACCCCGGGAATATTAGTGGAACCCTGCCCGACGATATTTTTTCTTTAGGTGGATATGACCTCATCTTTTTTGTTAACGCTTCAGGGGATGTACTTTACTCCTATTTTTCGGATTCCGAGCGCTTGATTGGTGGTCTTGCGCCTCCCGAACTCCAGAGTAAAATAAATGACGGATCTCTCCTTTGCCCGGCTTCCACCGATAATGTCAGCGGTTTGCTTATGCTCGAAAACGGGCCTGTGATCATCTCCTGCCGTCCCATCTTCGGGAGTTCGGGAGATGAAGAAATCCTGGGGACTCTCATCATAGGCAGGGACATGGATGTGGGCTTTGTTGAGTCCGTCCAAAAAATTACCGGTAACCCTCTGATGCTCTACAGGCTTGATAGTGTGCCTGCCAATTTCCATGAAGCTTTTTTTGAAAGTGATGGGCAGACCTGCATGAACACGATAATAGATGGGAAGGTAGTCGGATACTTCGTGCTAAATGACATCACAGGCGAACCTGGGGTTATGGTTCGGGCGGACATGGACAGGAGTATCTACGCCGAGGGGCAAAAGTCCCTCCGCTACATTGTGCTTTTTCTCCTATTTGCGGGCCTGCTGGTAGGTGGAGGCTGTAAGCTTTTGATGGACCGGGAGTTTGTTTCCCGTATCGTTGACATTGACGGTTTTGTTGATAAAGTTGGAAAGGAAAGGGATTACGCCGAGAGGCTTTCGGTGGAAGGGGACGATGAACTTTCGAGGCTTGCTTGCGGGATAAACGGGATGCTTGAAAGTTTGAGTGCAGCCTCCGAAGACCTTAAGGTTCAGGAACATGAAAAAAAGGTCATTTTGAACTCTTTAAGTGAATTACTTGTTTTTATGGACCCCGAATGCAGGGTTGTCTGGGCGAACAAAGCTTCCCTGGATTATCTGGGGATGAAACTTGAGGATATAGTGGGGCAGAAGTTTGAGGAGGTCTGTTTGCTCTGTGAAAGTGGCAGGTCCGGCTCTCCCGTGTGGCTGGCGCTCAATTCCGGGAAGGAAGAAGTTGGGGAGATAAGCACCCCTGACGGAAAGGTCTGGATGGTCCGTGCCAATCCGATAAAGGATGAAGAAGGCAGGCTTACGGGTGTCCTGCAAACAGGGCTTGACATCACCGCCCACAAGCTTTCGGAAGAAAGGTTGCTCAGCGCAAAGCTAGAGGCTGAGGATTCCAGCCGGGCCAAGAGCGAGTTCCTGGCAAATATGAGCCATGAACTGCGGACCCCTCTTAATTCTATCATAGGCTTCTCGGATATCCTGCTCGAGAGGGTCTTTGGGGAACTCAACGAAAGGCAGTTGAAGTACATAAACAATATCTCACGCAGCGGAAGAAACCTGCTTGAACTGATCAATGATATTCTTGACCTTTCAAAGGTCGAGGCAGGGAAAATGGAGCTGCATTACAGTGAATTTTCCCTTGCCGCCGTGTTCGAGGATGTCAGGACCGTGCTCAATCCCTTTGCCCTGTCCAGGTCCCTTGATATGACCTTCACCATAGAGCCCGGCTTTAGCAACCTTGAAGCTGACCGGAACCGTCTGATCCAGATTCTCTACAACCTCGTGAGCAATGCAATCAAGTTCACTCCCGATGGGGGAAAAGTTTCCGTCTACGGCAAAAAAACGGGAGATTATGCCCTTATTTCGGTTACGGATACCGGGATCGGCATTTCTGGCGAAGACCAGGAAAAACTCTTCCAGCCCTTTACCCAGATCGACGCTTCTGCCTCCAGACAGTACTGTGGGACCGGGCTCGGACTTGCTCTCGTAAAGAAAATCGTAGAATTGCACCGGGGGGTAATCCGGGTTGAAAGTGAATTCCATAAAGGGAGTGCTTTTACTTTCTCAATCCCGCTCAAAAAGCCAGGGGAAATCAGGAAGGCCGGGAACCCTGAACTCGAGGAAGTGCTCCTGGAGTTTGAAATGAATAAGAAAGCCGCCCTTTCGGTGAAAAAATCCGTGGAAACTTCCGGGCATGCTGTTAAACCTCCTGAAATAATCTT
This window encodes:
- a CDS encoding response regulator gives rise to the protein MNVSKKVLVIIYVIFALLISVVIFASQSILDSSFSDLEAREAIDNMENAKNVIDSQILKLDDANVAFSSRAEVRAFMQSSYPGNISGTLPDDIFSLGGYDLIFFVNASGDVLYSYFSDSERLIGGLAPPELQSKINDGSLLCPASTDNVSGLLMLENGPVIISCRPIFGSSGDEEILGTLIIGRDMDVGFVESVQKITGNPLMLYRLDSVPANFHEAFFESDGQTCMNTIIDGKVVGYFVLNDITGEPGVMVRADMDRSIYAEGQKSLRYIVLFLLFAGLLVGGGCKLLMDREFVSRIVDIDGFVDKVGKERDYAERLSVEGDDELSRLACGINGMLESLSAASEDLKVQEHEKKVILNSLSELLVFMDPECRVVWANKASLDYLGMKLEDIVGQKFEEVCLLCESGRSGSPVWLALNSGKEEVGEISTPDGKVWMVRANPIKDEEGRLTGVLQTGLDITAHKLSEERLLSAKLEAEDSSRAKSEFLANMSHELRTPLNSIIGFSDILLERVFGELNERQLKYINNISRSGRNLLELINDILDLSKVEAGKMELHYSEFSLAAVFEDVRTVLNPFALSRSLDMTFTIEPGFSNLEADRNRLIQILYNLVSNAIKFTPDGGKVSVYGKKTGDYALISVTDTGIGISGEDQEKLFQPFTQIDASASRQYCGTGLGLALVKKIVELHRGVIRVESEFHKGSAFTFSIPLKKPGEIRKAGNPELEEVLLEFEMNKKAALSVKKSVETSGHAVKPPEIIFPESGDEGELVLVVDDDNNSNELLSLVLGDAGYRVAPVYLGRDVLPVAKKLKPDVITLDVFLPDTNGWLVLKQLKNDPETARTPVLIISMADKNELGIALGALYSFTKPIKKVELLTSLEEIRQKFKFETLKVLIVDDDENAVELLNSMIEPEGFEVLKAYGGREGLDRLFSDRPDILILDLMMSDVNGFDVISHLRADPGTRDIPLIVCTAGEFDEKNIEELNNEMQDHLLSIMKKGTFGRKELINRIKQLTMLKRHKDEKDSDC